Sequence from the Cryptosporangium phraense genome:
CGTCCTCTCGGCCGTGCTGGGTGGCGTGACCAAGGTGATCGTGTACCGGAGGCCCTTCCCGCAATGGTGAAACCGACCCGAGTGACGAACTCGATCCGCGCCCTCCGGTTCGCCCGGGACGAGATGACGCAGGCCGATCTGGCCGACCGCATCGGCGTGACCAGGCAGACCGTCATCGCCATCGAGCAGGGCCGGTACTCGCCGTCGCTGGAGATGGCCTTCCGCATCGCCCGCGTGTTCGACGTCCCCCTCGACGACGTTTTCCACTACCCGGAGGAATGACATGAAGGCGTGTACCCGCGACACCTACGGCGAAGCCGACGTACTCGCGGTCCGCGACGTCGACACCCCCACCCCGGCCGCCGACGAGGTCCTCGTTCAGGTGCGGGCCAGCAGCAACGACCGCGGGGTCTGGCACCTGATGACCGGCCGCCCCTATCTGATGCGCCCGTTCACCGGGCTGCGCGCCCCGAAGGTGCGGGTGCTCGGCCGGGCGTTCGCCGGCACGGTGACCGCGGTCGGCCCGAACGTCACCCGGTTCGGGCCCGGCGACGCGGTGTTCGGCACCAGCGGCCACGGCACCTGGGCCGAGTACACGGCCGCGCCCGAGAAACTGGTGGCGCCGATGCCGGCGAACGTCAGCCCCGAGCAGGCGGCCGCGGCCGTGATCTCCGGCGTCACCGCCTTACAGGCCCTGCGCGACACCGCGAAGCTCCGGCCCGGCCAGCACGTGCTCGTGATCGGCGCGGCCGGCGGGGTCGGCTCGTTCGCGGTGATGATCGCCAAGTCGATGGGCGCCACGGTCACCGGGGTGTGCAGCACGTCGAAGGTCGACCTGGTGCGCTCGCTCGGCGC
This genomic interval carries:
- a CDS encoding helix-turn-helix transcriptional regulator, giving the protein MVKPTRVTNSIRALRFARDEMTQADLADRIGVTRQTVIAIEQGRYSPSLEMAFRIARVFDVPLDDVFHYPEE
- a CDS encoding NAD(P)-dependent alcohol dehydrogenase, producing MKACTRDTYGEADVLAVRDVDTPTPAADEVLVQVRASSNDRGVWHLMTGRPYLMRPFTGLRAPKVRVLGRAFAGTVTAVGPNVTRFGPGDAVFGTSGHGTWAEYTAAPEKLVAPMPANVSPEQAAAAVISGVTALQALRDTAKLRPGQHVLVIGAAGGVGSFAVMIAKSMGATVTGVCSTSKVDLVRSLGADDVVDYTREEVDARGPRYDVVVDTAGNRPLSLLARALTPDGTVALVGGEDKQGLLLHGFERQLFAPLTGLRHRRTMRNVLTRENAADLAALGELMSSGAVTPAIVHTYPLADAPEAMRYLAAGHPAGKVVITV